A DNA window from Macaca fascicularis isolate 582-1 chromosome 18, T2T-MFA8v1.1 contains the following coding sequences:
- the LOC101865518 gene encoding methyl-CpG-binding domain protein 1 isoform X24 encodes MAEDWLDCPALGPGWKRREVFRKSGATCGRSDTYYQSPTGDRIRSKVELTRYLGPACDLTLFDFKQGILCYPAPKAHPVAVASKKRKKPSKPAKTRKRQVGPQSGEVRKEAPRDETKADTDTAPASFPAPGCCENCGISFSGDGTQRQRLKTLCKDCRAQRIAFNREQRMFKSRGCGVCRGCQTQEDCGRCPICLRPPRPGLRRQWKCVQRRCLRHLAHRLRRRHQRCQRRTPLAVAPPTGKHARRKGGCDSKMAARRRPGAQPLPPPSPSQSPEPTEPHPRALAPSPPAEFIYYCVDEDELKRLLPSVWSESEDGAGSPPPYHRRKRPSSARRHHLGPTLKPTLATRTAQPDHTQAPTKQEAGGGFVLPPPGTDLVFLREGASSPVQVPGPVAASTEALLQEAQCSGLSWVVALPQVKQEKADTQDEWTPGTAVLTSPVLVPGCPSKAVDPGLPSVKQEPPDPEEDKEENKDDSASKLAPEEEAGGAGTPVITEIFSLGGTRFRDTAVWLPSLQGRHSGREDGCKLWETEDTVEPTSTSWNPRGWPGTHVSLSPPPASMMWVSCRRSWCPSSQS; translated from the exons ATGGCTGAGGACTGGCTGGACTGCCCGGCCCTGGGCCCTGGCTGGAAGCGCCGTGAAGTCTTTCGCAAGTCAGGGGCCACCTGTGGACGCTCAGACACCTATTACCAGAG CCCCACAGGAGACAGGATCCGAAGCAAAGTTGAGCTGACTCGATACCTGGGCCCTGCGTGTGATCTCACCCTCTTCGACTTCAAACAAGGCATCTTGTGCTATCCAGCCCCCAAG GCCCATCCTGTGGCTGTTGCCAGCAAGAAGCGAAAGAAGCCTTCAAAGCCAGCCAAGACTCGGAAACGTCAGGTTGGACCCCAGAGTGGTGAGGTCAGGAAGGAGGCCCCAAGGGACGAGACCAAGGCTGACACTGACACAGCCCCAGCTTCATTCCCTGCTCCTGG ATGCTGTGAGAACTGTGGAATCAGCTTCTCAGGGGATGGCACCCAAAGGCAGCGGCTCAAAACATTGTGCAAAGACTGTCGAG CACAGAGAATTGCCTTCAACCGAGAACAGAGAATGTTTAAG AGCCGAGGGTGTGGAGTATGCCGGGGCTGTCAGACCCAAGAGGACTGTGGCCGTTGTCCCATCTGCCTTCGCCCTCCCCGCCCTGGTCTCAGGCGCCAGTGGAAATGTGTCCAGCGACGTTGCCTACGG CACCTTGCTCACCGCCTGCGTCGCCGTCATCAGAGATGTCAGCGACGCACTCCCCTGGCTGTGGCTCCCCCAACT GGTAAACATGCCCGCCGCAAGGGAGGCTGTGACTCCAAGATGGCTGCCAGGAGGCGCCCCGGAGCCCAGCCACTGCCTCCACCTTCCCCATCACAGTCCCCAGAGCCCACAGAGCCG CACCCCAGAGCCCTGGCCCCCTCGCCACCTGCCGAATTCATCTATTACTGTGTAGACGAGGACGAGCTA AAGCGGCTGCTGCCCAGTGTCTGGTCAGAGTCTGAGGATGGGGCAGGATCGCCCCCACCTTACCATCGTCGAAAGAGGCCCAGCTCTGCCCGACGTCACCATCTTGGGCCTACCTTGAAGCCCACCTTGGCTACACGCACAGCCCAACCAGACCATACCCAGGCTCCAACGAAGCAGGAAGCAGGTGGTGGCTTTGTGCTGCCTCCGCCTGGCACTGACCTTGTGTTTTTACGGGAGGGCGCAAGCAGTCCTGTGCAGGTGCCAGGCCCTGTTGCAGCTTCCACAGAAGCCCTGTTGCAG GAGGCCCAGTGCTCTGGCCTGAGTTGGGTTGTGGCCTTACCCCAGGTGAAGCAAGAGAAGGCGGATACCCAGGACGAGTGGACACCAGGCACAGCTGTCCTGACTTCTCCCGTATTGGTGCCTGGCTGCCCTAGCAAG GCAGTAGACCCAGGCCTGCCATCTGTGAAGCAAGAGCCACCTGACCCTGAGGAGGACAAGGAGGAGAACAAGGATGACTCTGCCTCCAAATTGGCCCCAGAAGAAGAGGCAGGAGGGGCTGGCACACCCGTG ATCACGGAGATTTTCAGCCTGGGTGGAACCCGCTTCAGAGATACAGCGGTCTGGTTGCCAAG TCTGCAGGGCAGGCACTCGGGAAGGGAAGATGGATGTAAACTGTGGGAGACCGAGGACACAGTGGAGCCCACGAGCACGAGCTGGAACCCACGAGGATGGCCTGGAACCCATGTCAGTCTCTCACCACCTCCAGCTTCGATGATGTGGGTGTCCTGCAGAAGAAGCTGGTGCCCttcctcacagagttaa
- the LOC101865518 gene encoding methyl-CpG-binding domain protein 1 isoform X33, with protein sequence MAEDWLDCPALGPGWKRREVFRKSGATCGRSDTYYQSPTGDRIRSKVELTRYLGPACDLTLFDFKQGILCYPAPKAHPVAVASKKRKKPSKPAKTRKRQVGPQSGEVRKEAPRDETKADTDTAPASFPAPGCCENCGISFSGDGTQRQRLKTLCKDCRAQRIAFNREQRMFKSRGCGVCRGCQTQEDCGRCPICLRPPRPGLRRQWKCVQRRCLRHLAHRLRRRHQRCQRRTPLAVAPPTGKHARRKGGCDSKMAARRRPGAQPLPPPSPSQSPEPTEPHPRALAPSPPAEFIYYCVDEDELPYTNRRQNRKCGACAACLRRMDCGRCDFCCDKPKFGGSNQKRQKCRWRQCLQFAMKRLLPSVWSESEDGAGSPPPYHRRKRPSSARRHHLGPTLKPTLATRTAQPDHTQAPTKQEAGGGFVLPPPGTDLVFLREGASSPVQVPGPVAASTEALLQAVDPGLPSVKQEPPDPEEDKEENKDDSASKLAPEEEAGGAGTPVITEIFSLGGTRFRDTAVWLPRSKDLKKPGARKQ encoded by the exons ATGGCTGAGGACTGGCTGGACTGCCCGGCCCTGGGCCCTGGCTGGAAGCGCCGTGAAGTCTTTCGCAAGTCAGGGGCCACCTGTGGACGCTCAGACACCTATTACCAGAG CCCCACAGGAGACAGGATCCGAAGCAAAGTTGAGCTGACTCGATACCTGGGCCCTGCGTGTGATCTCACCCTCTTCGACTTCAAACAAGGCATCTTGTGCTATCCAGCCCCCAAG GCCCATCCTGTGGCTGTTGCCAGCAAGAAGCGAAAGAAGCCTTCAAAGCCAGCCAAGACTCGGAAACGTCAGGTTGGACCCCAGAGTGGTGAGGTCAGGAAGGAGGCCCCAAGGGACGAGACCAAGGCTGACACTGACACAGCCCCAGCTTCATTCCCTGCTCCTGG ATGCTGTGAGAACTGTGGAATCAGCTTCTCAGGGGATGGCACCCAAAGGCAGCGGCTCAAAACATTGTGCAAAGACTGTCGAG CACAGAGAATTGCCTTCAACCGAGAACAGAGAATGTTTAAG AGCCGAGGGTGTGGAGTATGCCGGGGCTGTCAGACCCAAGAGGACTGTGGCCGTTGTCCCATCTGCCTTCGCCCTCCCCGCCCTGGTCTCAGGCGCCAGTGGAAATGTGTCCAGCGACGTTGCCTACGG CACCTTGCTCACCGCCTGCGTCGCCGTCATCAGAGATGTCAGCGACGCACTCCCCTGGCTGTGGCTCCCCCAACT GGTAAACATGCCCGCCGCAAGGGAGGCTGTGACTCCAAGATGGCTGCCAGGAGGCGCCCCGGAGCCCAGCCACTGCCTCCACCTTCCCCATCACAGTCCCCAGAGCCCACAGAGCCG CACCCCAGAGCCCTGGCCCCCTCGCCACCTGCCGAATTCATCTATTACTGTGTAGACGAGGACGAGCTA CCCTACACGAACCGCCGGCAGAACCGCAAGTGCGGGGCCTGTGCAGCCTGCCTACGGCGGATGGACTGTGGCCGCTGCGACTTCTGCTGCGACAAGCCCAAATTCGGGGGCAGCAACCAGAAGCGCCAGAAGTGTCGTTGGCGCCAATGCCTGCAGTTTGCCATG AAGCGGCTGCTGCCCAGTGTCTGGTCAGAGTCTGAGGATGGGGCAGGATCGCCCCCACCTTACCATCGTCGAAAGAGGCCCAGCTCTGCCCGACGTCACCATCTTGGGCCTACCTTGAAGCCCACCTTGGCTACACGCACAGCCCAACCAGACCATACCCAGGCTCCAACGAAGCAGGAAGCAGGTGGTGGCTTTGTGCTGCCTCCGCCTGGCACTGACCTTGTGTTTTTACGGGAGGGCGCAAGCAGTCCTGTGCAGGTGCCAGGCCCTGTTGCAGCTTCCACAGAAGCCCTGTTGCAG GCAGTAGACCCAGGCCTGCCATCTGTGAAGCAAGAGCCACCTGACCCTGAGGAGGACAAGGAGGAGAACAAGGATGACTCTGCCTCCAAATTGGCCCCAGAAGAAGAGGCAGGAGGGGCTGGCACACCCGTG ATCACGGAGATTTTCAGCCTGGGTGGAACCCGCTTCAGAGATACAGCGGTCTGGTTGCCAAG GTCCAAAGACCTTAAAAAACCTGGAGCTAGAAAGCAGTAG
- the LOC101865518 gene encoding methyl-CpG-binding domain protein 1 isoform X13: MAEDWLDCPALGPGWKRREVFRKSGATCGRSDTYYQSPTGDRIRSKVELTRYLGPACDLTLFDFKQGILCYPAPKAHPVAVASKKRKKPSKPAKTRKRQVGPQSGEVRKEAPRDETKADTDTAPASFPAPGCCENCGISFSGDGTQRQRLKTLCKDCRAQRIAFNREQRMFKRVGCGECAACQVTEDCGACSTCLLQLPHDVASGLFCKCERRRCLRIVERSRGCGVCRGCQTQEDCGRCPICLRPPRPGLRRQWKCVQRRCLRGKHARRKGGCDSKMAARRRPGAQPLPPPSPSQSPEPTEPHPRALAPSPPAEFIYYCVDEDELPYTNRRQNRKCGACAACLRRMDCGRCDFCCDKPKFGGSNQKRQKCRWRQCLQFAMKRLLPSVWSESEDGAGSPPPYHRRKRPSSARRHHLGPTLKPTLATRTAQPDHTQAPTKQEAGGGFVLPPPGTDLVFLREGASSPVQVPGPVAASTEALLQAVDPGLPSVKQEPPDPEEDKEENKDDSASKLAPEEEAGGAGTPVITEIFSLGGTRFRDTAVWLPSLQGRHSGREDGCKLWETEDTVEPTSTSWNPRGWPGTHVSLSPPPASMMWVSCRRSWCPSSQS, encoded by the exons ATGGCTGAGGACTGGCTGGACTGCCCGGCCCTGGGCCCTGGCTGGAAGCGCCGTGAAGTCTTTCGCAAGTCAGGGGCCACCTGTGGACGCTCAGACACCTATTACCAGAG CCCCACAGGAGACAGGATCCGAAGCAAAGTTGAGCTGACTCGATACCTGGGCCCTGCGTGTGATCTCACCCTCTTCGACTTCAAACAAGGCATCTTGTGCTATCCAGCCCCCAAG GCCCATCCTGTGGCTGTTGCCAGCAAGAAGCGAAAGAAGCCTTCAAAGCCAGCCAAGACTCGGAAACGTCAGGTTGGACCCCAGAGTGGTGAGGTCAGGAAGGAGGCCCCAAGGGACGAGACCAAGGCTGACACTGACACAGCCCCAGCTTCATTCCCTGCTCCTGG ATGCTGTGAGAACTGTGGAATCAGCTTCTCAGGGGATGGCACCCAAAGGCAGCGGCTCAAAACATTGTGCAAAGACTGTCGAG CACAGAGAATTGCCTTCAACCGAGAACAGAGAATGTTTAAG CGTGTGGGCTGTGGGGAGTGTGCAGCCTGCCAGGTAACAGAAGACTGTGGGGCCTGCTCCACGTGCCTCCTGCAGCTGCCCCATGATGTGGCATCGGGGCTGTTCTGCAAGTGTGAACGGAGACGCTGCCTCCGGATTGTGGAAAGG AGCCGAGGGTGTGGAGTATGCCGGGGCTGTCAGACCCAAGAGGACTGTGGCCGTTGTCCCATCTGCCTTCGCCCTCCCCGCCCTGGTCTCAGGCGCCAGTGGAAATGTGTCCAGCGACGTTGCCTACGG GGTAAACATGCCCGCCGCAAGGGAGGCTGTGACTCCAAGATGGCTGCCAGGAGGCGCCCCGGAGCCCAGCCACTGCCTCCACCTTCCCCATCACAGTCCCCAGAGCCCACAGAGCCG CACCCCAGAGCCCTGGCCCCCTCGCCACCTGCCGAATTCATCTATTACTGTGTAGACGAGGACGAGCTA CCCTACACGAACCGCCGGCAGAACCGCAAGTGCGGGGCCTGTGCAGCCTGCCTACGGCGGATGGACTGTGGCCGCTGCGACTTCTGCTGCGACAAGCCCAAATTCGGGGGCAGCAACCAGAAGCGCCAGAAGTGTCGTTGGCGCCAATGCCTGCAGTTTGCCATG AAGCGGCTGCTGCCCAGTGTCTGGTCAGAGTCTGAGGATGGGGCAGGATCGCCCCCACCTTACCATCGTCGAAAGAGGCCCAGCTCTGCCCGACGTCACCATCTTGGGCCTACCTTGAAGCCCACCTTGGCTACACGCACAGCCCAACCAGACCATACCCAGGCTCCAACGAAGCAGGAAGCAGGTGGTGGCTTTGTGCTGCCTCCGCCTGGCACTGACCTTGTGTTTTTACGGGAGGGCGCAAGCAGTCCTGTGCAGGTGCCAGGCCCTGTTGCAGCTTCCACAGAAGCCCTGTTGCAG GCAGTAGACCCAGGCCTGCCATCTGTGAAGCAAGAGCCACCTGACCCTGAGGAGGACAAGGAGGAGAACAAGGATGACTCTGCCTCCAAATTGGCCCCAGAAGAAGAGGCAGGAGGGGCTGGCACACCCGTG ATCACGGAGATTTTCAGCCTGGGTGGAACCCGCTTCAGAGATACAGCGGTCTGGTTGCCAAG TCTGCAGGGCAGGCACTCGGGAAGGGAAGATGGATGTAAACTGTGGGAGACCGAGGACACAGTGGAGCCCACGAGCACGAGCTGGAACCCACGAGGATGGCCTGGAACCCATGTCAGTCTCTCACCACCTCCAGCTTCGATGATGTGGGTGTCCTGCAGAAGAAGCTGGTGCCCttcctcacagagttaa
- the LOC101865518 gene encoding methyl-CpG-binding domain protein 1 isoform X19, protein MAEDWLDCPALGPGWKRREVFRKSGATCGRSDTYYQSPTGDRIRSKVELTRYLGPACDLTLFDFKQGILCYPAPKAHPVAVASKKRKKPSKPAKTRKRQVGPQSGEVRKEAPRDETKADTDTAPASFPAPGCCENCGISFSGDGTQRQRLKTLCKDCRAQRIAFNREQRMFKSRGCGVCRGCQTQEDCGRCPICLRPPRPGLRRQWKCVQRRCLRHLAHRLRRRHQRCQRRTPLAVAPPTGKHARRKGGCDSKMAARRRPGAQPLPPPSPSQSPEPTEPHPRALAPSPPAEFIYYCVDEDELQPYTNRRQNRKCGACAACLRRMDCGRCDFCCDKPKFGGSNQKRQKCRWRQCLQFAMKRLLPSVWSESEDGAGSPPPYHRRKRPSSARRHHLGPTLKPTLATRTAQPDHTQAPTKQEAGGGFVLPPPGTDLVFLREGASSPVQVPGPVAASTEALLQAVDPGLPSVKQEPPDPEEDKEENKDDSASKLAPEEEAGGAGTPVITEIFSLGGTRFRDTAVWLPSLQGRHSGREDGCKLWETEDTVEPTSTSWNPRGWPGTHVSLSPPPASMMWVSCRRSWCPSSQS, encoded by the exons ATGGCTGAGGACTGGCTGGACTGCCCGGCCCTGGGCCCTGGCTGGAAGCGCCGTGAAGTCTTTCGCAAGTCAGGGGCCACCTGTGGACGCTCAGACACCTATTACCAGAG CCCCACAGGAGACAGGATCCGAAGCAAAGTTGAGCTGACTCGATACCTGGGCCCTGCGTGTGATCTCACCCTCTTCGACTTCAAACAAGGCATCTTGTGCTATCCAGCCCCCAAG GCCCATCCTGTGGCTGTTGCCAGCAAGAAGCGAAAGAAGCCTTCAAAGCCAGCCAAGACTCGGAAACGTCAGGTTGGACCCCAGAGTGGTGAGGTCAGGAAGGAGGCCCCAAGGGACGAGACCAAGGCTGACACTGACACAGCCCCAGCTTCATTCCCTGCTCCTGG ATGCTGTGAGAACTGTGGAATCAGCTTCTCAGGGGATGGCACCCAAAGGCAGCGGCTCAAAACATTGTGCAAAGACTGTCGAG CACAGAGAATTGCCTTCAACCGAGAACAGAGAATGTTTAAG AGCCGAGGGTGTGGAGTATGCCGGGGCTGTCAGACCCAAGAGGACTGTGGCCGTTGTCCCATCTGCCTTCGCCCTCCCCGCCCTGGTCTCAGGCGCCAGTGGAAATGTGTCCAGCGACGTTGCCTACGG CACCTTGCTCACCGCCTGCGTCGCCGTCATCAGAGATGTCAGCGACGCACTCCCCTGGCTGTGGCTCCCCCAACT GGTAAACATGCCCGCCGCAAGGGAGGCTGTGACTCCAAGATGGCTGCCAGGAGGCGCCCCGGAGCCCAGCCACTGCCTCCACCTTCCCCATCACAGTCCCCAGAGCCCACAGAGCCG CACCCCAGAGCCCTGGCCCCCTCGCCACCTGCCGAATTCATCTATTACTGTGTAGACGAGGACGAGCTA CAGCCCTACACGAACCGCCGGCAGAACCGCAAGTGCGGGGCCTGTGCAGCCTGCCTACGGCGGATGGACTGTGGCCGCTGCGACTTCTGCTGCGACAAGCCCAAATTCGGGGGCAGCAACCAGAAGCGCCAGAAGTGTCGTTGGCGCCAATGCCTGCAGTTTGCCATG AAGCGGCTGCTGCCCAGTGTCTGGTCAGAGTCTGAGGATGGGGCAGGATCGCCCCCACCTTACCATCGTCGAAAGAGGCCCAGCTCTGCCCGACGTCACCATCTTGGGCCTACCTTGAAGCCCACCTTGGCTACACGCACAGCCCAACCAGACCATACCCAGGCTCCAACGAAGCAGGAAGCAGGTGGTGGCTTTGTGCTGCCTCCGCCTGGCACTGACCTTGTGTTTTTACGGGAGGGCGCAAGCAGTCCTGTGCAGGTGCCAGGCCCTGTTGCAGCTTCCACAGAAGCCCTGTTGCAG GCAGTAGACCCAGGCCTGCCATCTGTGAAGCAAGAGCCACCTGACCCTGAGGAGGACAAGGAGGAGAACAAGGATGACTCTGCCTCCAAATTGGCCCCAGAAGAAGAGGCAGGAGGGGCTGGCACACCCGTG ATCACGGAGATTTTCAGCCTGGGTGGAACCCGCTTCAGAGATACAGCGGTCTGGTTGCCAAG TCTGCAGGGCAGGCACTCGGGAAGGGAAGATGGATGTAAACTGTGGGAGACCGAGGACACAGTGGAGCCCACGAGCACGAGCTGGAACCCACGAGGATGGCCTGGAACCCATGTCAGTCTCTCACCACCTCCAGCTTCGATGATGTGGGTGTCCTGCAGAAGAAGCTGGTGCCCttcctcacagagttaa
- the LOC101865518 gene encoding methyl-CpG-binding domain protein 1 isoform X25, with amino-acid sequence MAEDWLDCPALGPGWKRREVFRKSGATCGRSDTYYQSPTGDRIRSKVELTRYLGPACDLTLFDFKQGILCYPAPKAHPVAVASKKRKKPSKPAKTRKRQVGPQSGEVRKEAPRDETKADTDTAPASFPAPGCCENCGISFSGDGTQRQRLKTLCKDCRAQRIAFNREQRMFKRVGCGECAACQVTEDCGACSTCLLQLPHDVASGLFCKCERRRCLRIVERSRGCGVCRGCQTQEDCGRCPICLRPPRPGLRRQWKCVQRRCLRHLAHRLRRRHQRCQRRTPLAVAPPTGKHARRKGGCDSKMAARRRPGAQPLPPPSPSQSPEPTEPHPRALAPSPPAEFIYYCVDEDELKRLLPSVWSESEDGAGSPPPYHRRKRPSSARRHHLGPTLKPTLATRTAQPDHTQAPTKQEAGGGFVLPPPGTDLVFLREGASSPVQVPGPVAASTEALLQEAQCSGLSWVVALPQVKQEKADTQDEWTPGTAVLTSPVLVPGCPSKAVDPGLPSVKQEPPDPEEDKEENKDDSASKLAPEEEAGGAGTPVITEIFSLGGTRFRDTAVWLPRSKDLKKPGARKQ; translated from the exons ATGGCTGAGGACTGGCTGGACTGCCCGGCCCTGGGCCCTGGCTGGAAGCGCCGTGAAGTCTTTCGCAAGTCAGGGGCCACCTGTGGACGCTCAGACACCTATTACCAGAG CCCCACAGGAGACAGGATCCGAAGCAAAGTTGAGCTGACTCGATACCTGGGCCCTGCGTGTGATCTCACCCTCTTCGACTTCAAACAAGGCATCTTGTGCTATCCAGCCCCCAAG GCCCATCCTGTGGCTGTTGCCAGCAAGAAGCGAAAGAAGCCTTCAAAGCCAGCCAAGACTCGGAAACGTCAGGTTGGACCCCAGAGTGGTGAGGTCAGGAAGGAGGCCCCAAGGGACGAGACCAAGGCTGACACTGACACAGCCCCAGCTTCATTCCCTGCTCCTGG ATGCTGTGAGAACTGTGGAATCAGCTTCTCAGGGGATGGCACCCAAAGGCAGCGGCTCAAAACATTGTGCAAAGACTGTCGAG CACAGAGAATTGCCTTCAACCGAGAACAGAGAATGTTTAAG CGTGTGGGCTGTGGGGAGTGTGCAGCCTGCCAGGTAACAGAAGACTGTGGGGCCTGCTCCACGTGCCTCCTGCAGCTGCCCCATGATGTGGCATCGGGGCTGTTCTGCAAGTGTGAACGGAGACGCTGCCTCCGGATTGTGGAAAGG AGCCGAGGGTGTGGAGTATGCCGGGGCTGTCAGACCCAAGAGGACTGTGGCCGTTGTCCCATCTGCCTTCGCCCTCCCCGCCCTGGTCTCAGGCGCCAGTGGAAATGTGTCCAGCGACGTTGCCTACGG CACCTTGCTCACCGCCTGCGTCGCCGTCATCAGAGATGTCAGCGACGCACTCCCCTGGCTGTGGCTCCCCCAACT GGTAAACATGCCCGCCGCAAGGGAGGCTGTGACTCCAAGATGGCTGCCAGGAGGCGCCCCGGAGCCCAGCCACTGCCTCCACCTTCCCCATCACAGTCCCCAGAGCCCACAGAGCCG CACCCCAGAGCCCTGGCCCCCTCGCCACCTGCCGAATTCATCTATTACTGTGTAGACGAGGACGAGCTA AAGCGGCTGCTGCCCAGTGTCTGGTCAGAGTCTGAGGATGGGGCAGGATCGCCCCCACCTTACCATCGTCGAAAGAGGCCCAGCTCTGCCCGACGTCACCATCTTGGGCCTACCTTGAAGCCCACCTTGGCTACACGCACAGCCCAACCAGACCATACCCAGGCTCCAACGAAGCAGGAAGCAGGTGGTGGCTTTGTGCTGCCTCCGCCTGGCACTGACCTTGTGTTTTTACGGGAGGGCGCAAGCAGTCCTGTGCAGGTGCCAGGCCCTGTTGCAGCTTCCACAGAAGCCCTGTTGCAG GAGGCCCAGTGCTCTGGCCTGAGTTGGGTTGTGGCCTTACCCCAGGTGAAGCAAGAGAAGGCGGATACCCAGGACGAGTGGACACCAGGCACAGCTGTCCTGACTTCTCCCGTATTGGTGCCTGGCTGCCCTAGCAAG GCAGTAGACCCAGGCCTGCCATCTGTGAAGCAAGAGCCACCTGACCCTGAGGAGGACAAGGAGGAGAACAAGGATGACTCTGCCTCCAAATTGGCCCCAGAAGAAGAGGCAGGAGGGGCTGGCACACCCGTG ATCACGGAGATTTTCAGCCTGGGTGGAACCCGCTTCAGAGATACAGCGGTCTGGTTGCCAAG GTCCAAAGACCTTAAAAAACCTGGAGCTAGAAAGCAGTAG
- the LOC101865518 gene encoding methyl-CpG-binding domain protein 1 isoform X31: protein MAEDWLDCPALGPGWKRREVFRKSGATCGRSDTYYQSPTGDRIRSKVELTRYLGPACDLTLFDFKQGILCYPAPKAHPVAVASKKRKKPSKPAKTRKRQVGPQSGEVRKEAPRDETKADTDTAPASFPAPGCCENCGISFSGDGTQRQRLKTLCKDCRAQRIAFNREQRMFKRVGCGECAACQVTEDCGACSTCLLQLPHDVASGLFCKCERRRCLRIVERSRGCGVCRGCQTQEDCGRCPICLRPPRPGLRRQWKCVQRRCLRGKHARRKGGCDSKMAARRRPGAQPLPPPSPSQSPEPTEPHPRALAPSPPAEFIYYCVDEDELKRLLPSVWSESEDGAGSPPPYHRRKRPSSARRHHLGPTLKPTLATRTAQPDHTQAPTKQEAGGGFVLPPPGTDLVFLREGASSPVQVPGPVAASTEALLQEAQCSGLSWVVALPQVKQEKADTQDEWTPGTAVLTSPVLVPGCPSKAVDPGLPSVKQEPPDPEEDKEENKDDSASKLAPEEEAGGAGTPVITEIFSLGGTRFRDTAVWLPRSKDLKKPGARKQ, encoded by the exons ATGGCTGAGGACTGGCTGGACTGCCCGGCCCTGGGCCCTGGCTGGAAGCGCCGTGAAGTCTTTCGCAAGTCAGGGGCCACCTGTGGACGCTCAGACACCTATTACCAGAG CCCCACAGGAGACAGGATCCGAAGCAAAGTTGAGCTGACTCGATACCTGGGCCCTGCGTGTGATCTCACCCTCTTCGACTTCAAACAAGGCATCTTGTGCTATCCAGCCCCCAAG GCCCATCCTGTGGCTGTTGCCAGCAAGAAGCGAAAGAAGCCTTCAAAGCCAGCCAAGACTCGGAAACGTCAGGTTGGACCCCAGAGTGGTGAGGTCAGGAAGGAGGCCCCAAGGGACGAGACCAAGGCTGACACTGACACAGCCCCAGCTTCATTCCCTGCTCCTGG ATGCTGTGAGAACTGTGGAATCAGCTTCTCAGGGGATGGCACCCAAAGGCAGCGGCTCAAAACATTGTGCAAAGACTGTCGAG CACAGAGAATTGCCTTCAACCGAGAACAGAGAATGTTTAAG CGTGTGGGCTGTGGGGAGTGTGCAGCCTGCCAGGTAACAGAAGACTGTGGGGCCTGCTCCACGTGCCTCCTGCAGCTGCCCCATGATGTGGCATCGGGGCTGTTCTGCAAGTGTGAACGGAGACGCTGCCTCCGGATTGTGGAAAGG AGCCGAGGGTGTGGAGTATGCCGGGGCTGTCAGACCCAAGAGGACTGTGGCCGTTGTCCCATCTGCCTTCGCCCTCCCCGCCCTGGTCTCAGGCGCCAGTGGAAATGTGTCCAGCGACGTTGCCTACGG GGTAAACATGCCCGCCGCAAGGGAGGCTGTGACTCCAAGATGGCTGCCAGGAGGCGCCCCGGAGCCCAGCCACTGCCTCCACCTTCCCCATCACAGTCCCCAGAGCCCACAGAGCCG CACCCCAGAGCCCTGGCCCCCTCGCCACCTGCCGAATTCATCTATTACTGTGTAGACGAGGACGAGCTA AAGCGGCTGCTGCCCAGTGTCTGGTCAGAGTCTGAGGATGGGGCAGGATCGCCCCCACCTTACCATCGTCGAAAGAGGCCCAGCTCTGCCCGACGTCACCATCTTGGGCCTACCTTGAAGCCCACCTTGGCTACACGCACAGCCCAACCAGACCATACCCAGGCTCCAACGAAGCAGGAAGCAGGTGGTGGCTTTGTGCTGCCTCCGCCTGGCACTGACCTTGTGTTTTTACGGGAGGGCGCAAGCAGTCCTGTGCAGGTGCCAGGCCCTGTTGCAGCTTCCACAGAAGCCCTGTTGCAG GAGGCCCAGTGCTCTGGCCTGAGTTGGGTTGTGGCCTTACCCCAGGTGAAGCAAGAGAAGGCGGATACCCAGGACGAGTGGACACCAGGCACAGCTGTCCTGACTTCTCCCGTATTGGTGCCTGGCTGCCCTAGCAAG GCAGTAGACCCAGGCCTGCCATCTGTGAAGCAAGAGCCACCTGACCCTGAGGAGGACAAGGAGGAGAACAAGGATGACTCTGCCTCCAAATTGGCCCCAGAAGAAGAGGCAGGAGGGGCTGGCACACCCGTG ATCACGGAGATTTTCAGCCTGGGTGGAACCCGCTTCAGAGATACAGCGGTCTGGTTGCCAAG GTCCAAAGACCTTAAAAAACCTGGAGCTAGAAAGCAGTAG